In the genome of Pseudomonas sp. Teo4, the window GAATCTGGAGATGCAATCAAAACTGCATCAATCTCGTTCGAGTTAATCAAATCGAAAGGATCCGAGTACACGCTAGCGTTGCCAGCTATAGCACGCGCCTTTTCTGGTTCATAGTCACAGACCCCTGCCAAATGCGCATTAGGTGTATGCGTGGAAAGAATCCTTCCATGCTCCTTACCCATCACTCCTGCACCAATCAGTCCAACCGCGACACTCATTTTAGAGTCTCCAGCAGAGGTAAATTTAGCAGTGGCAAAAATGGGCGTGACGAAGGTCACGCCCATTTTGGACTTACTTACATAATCAAGCAGGTTGCTCGATTTCTTCCCACTCGCCGCTTACACCAGAAGTCAAGATGGCATCGGCGATACGCTCGATCTGCAGACCATCGTCAAAGTTAGGCGAAGCCTGACCCTTCTCGGCGATCGCCTTCAGGAAGTTGTACCACTCGATCGATTTGATATCGATATAGCCTTGGCCCATGCCGGCAACAGGCCAGAGCTTGTCACCGAATGGCTGATGAGGGCCCGAGTAAATGGTACGGAAACCGAAAGCATCCTTCGGATCATCTGCGAAAGCAACACGCAGCTCATTAAGACGCTGGTAATCGAAAGCGATAGAGCCTTTGGTGCCAAAGATTTCAAAACCGAGTTGGTTATGGTGGCCCCACGCATTTCGAGTTACCTCGATGGTGCCGTACACACCATTTGCAAACTTGATCATGGTCAGAGCGGCGTCATCCACATCCACCTTGCCACGTTCGCTAGACGCTTGACCTGCTGGGCCGAAGAAACGACCGGCCGGCAGTGGGCGTTCTGGGATGAAGGTTTTGACGATCGAGTTCACCGAGGCGAACTCGCCCACCAGAAGTCGAGCAGCATCGATTACGTGGGTACCGATATCACCCAGGGTGCCCGAGCCAGCCTTGGCCTTATTGAAACGCCAGGACAGCGGCAGCTCAGGATCAGCGCCCCAATCTTGCAGGTAGTAGCCACGGAAGTTCAGGATCTCGCCGATACGGCCTTCCTCGATCAGACGCTTGGCCATCTGCACGGCTGGGGTGTGACGATAGTTGTAAGAAACCATGGTAACAACACCGGTTTTCCGCGCTGCTTCCTGCATGCGCTGAGCTTCTTCAACAGTCATCGACATCGGTTTTTCGCACATCACATGCTTGCCTGCCAGGGCCGCAGCAATGGCGATTTCGGCGTGAGTATCGTTTGGGGTACAGATATCGATGATGTCGATATCTGGACGGTTAACAACATCACGCCAGTCGGTAGCGTATTCGGTGAAACCGTACTGCTTCGCCGCGTTTTGCGCTAGTTCTTCATCGATATCGACAATTACTTTACGCTCGATTTCGACTGGGGCACCGAACAGGATTGGAACAACTGCAGTGGCGATAGAATGGGCTTTGCCCATGAAGCCAGTGCCGATCAGTGCGACATTGTACTTTTTCACGATCCTTACTCCTTTAGGGCTGACCTTTTTGTCTCACCCTGCCTCTGTTAAACCAACCCCAGCTCTCAATCACTAGATGCTGGAAATTTCTTTCTCACCAATAAAACTGTCCTGCGTCCATCTACCCGACAGACGACTCCTAATTCGAATCGATTTTCGCAATCTCTTCACCCAGCGCTACAACAGATCCAACACCAACCAAAACCTTGAGCGTTCCATCCACCCTGGCAGTTACCTGAGTTTCCATCTTCATCGCTTCGACAAGAGCAATAACTTCACCTTTGCCAACAACAGCCCCATCTTCAACAAGCCATTGCTGTAAGGTTCCTGGGATCGGCGAGCTTACCGAACGAAGGTCATCCGACTTCACTACGACCGGAGCATCGTTACGAATATCACTAGTTGAAAACAGTGCAGACGGGACACCGAGACGATGAATTTTTCCGTCAATCTCGATAAGGCATCGAACGAGTTGATTCTCAGAGTAATTCACACGTTCTGCAGGAGGCAGCCCATGAAACTCTGTTTCAATCCAATTCGTGTAGACGCCGAATGGTTCGTGACCATTAAATTTTGGCTCGTCCATCACAGCACGATGGAAGGGAAGCACAGAAGCCACACCTTCGATTTGGAACTCTCCGAGAGCTCGTCGGGCGCGCTTAACTGCTTCTTCACGCGTTTCACCAAACACGATGAGTTTAGCCATCATGGAGTCATACAGGCCAGGAATGGTCGACCCACTCTCTACGCCAGTGTCAAGGCGAACACCTGGGCCA includes:
- a CDS encoding Gfo/Idh/MocA family oxidoreductase; protein product: MKKYNVALIGTGFMGKAHSIATAVVPILFGAPVEIERKVIVDIDEELAQNAAKQYGFTEYATDWRDVVNRPDIDIIDICTPNDTHAEIAIAAALAGKHVMCEKPMSMTVEEAQRMQEAARKTGVVTMVSYNYRHTPAVQMAKRLIEEGRIGEILNFRGYYLQDWGADPELPLSWRFNKAKAGSGTLGDIGTHVIDAARLLVGEFASVNSIVKTFIPERPLPAGRFFGPAGQASSERGKVDVDDAALTMIKFANGVYGTIEVTRNAWGHHNQLGFEIFGTKGSIAFDYQRLNELRVAFADDPKDAFGFRTIYSGPHQPFGDKLWPVAGMGQGYIDIKSIEWYNFLKAIAEKGQASPNFDDGLQIERIADAILTSGVSGEWEEIEQPA